CTTATTGAAAGCAGCTACTGGGAAAGTGAGTCGGGGGGTGTACAACCTGCAGCAGGTCCACGGCTCCGTCCCACAGCCCCCGGCCTCGGGCTTATTGCCCTGGGTACCTGTTGATCCAGCTGTGGTCCTTCCTTTCCACCAAGCACATGGTCGTGTTCCCTGCACCTTCCCCACAAAACCCTTACCAAAGGTGTGTGCTTCATTTTTTATCAACAACAGTATAGACAGATGACACTGTGACAAAAACACCACAACAGATTCAGAGGCCATGGCTGGGCAAGTAATGACAAATGGATGAAAGGTTAAAGTGTGACTGATTTGTGGTGAAGTGTTAGGAAGTCCACACCCTTGGACCCACACAGACGTCCCGACAAAGGAATTCTCATGAAGCTAAAGTAGATACAATGTGCAAAACACTCATTTATCAGACAGGCTGAACTGGCACACTACTGCATAGCTTACAAGCCCATAAATTAACAACAGGGACAAAAGAGAGTGTCACAATTTCATCAACAGCTCAGTGTGGTTTGTTGGTGTAGAGGTTGACACATTCACAGAATGCCTTTCTAAAATTCCACTCAGGGAAGACGTTTACTCATCTTTTGGCTCAACACAAAGCTTTCAATAAGTCTAGTCTTCTCTCGTGTATTTAGCCACTGATGGATCATCAGattagaaattaaaaacatcGTTAGTGAGGATATATTGTAGCTGCTTGAATTAAGTCCCCATTTATTCAGAGATGCATCTTTTTCTCCCTTTATCCAACAGACGGCGAGAGATGGGTCATCACAGGCCAACGGAGCTGGTCAGTCCAAGAACCAAAAGAGGAATGCAGGAGGGAACGTGAAGAACAAACGAAGCAAACGCACGGGCAAGCGCAACAACTATATTAAAAAGCTCATTCAGAAGTCAGTTTAACTTCTCATTTGACCTCACAGGTAAATCAGAAGAAGGAACACCACGAACCTCTTAAGACTTCCCACTGGAAGTACAGTATGTACTTTATAGGGAAGCCCTTTCTACAATGTAAAATCTacactttatatttttgtattgttttgagatgttttgtatattttgtcagttgaaatgttttgtaaaaaaataaagtgttcatatcagtgtttgtttattatctCTGGAGGATGAACTCAGGTTTTGACATCACTTTAAGAATCTCCTGAAGGCACAGAGCTCTGGTCACTCACGTCCGTTTGTATGTTGTCCAACTTGAACAAAGCTTCAAAAACCCTGAACTCCCTCTCGTGAGCTTCCAGTGGAAAAGTTGGAGtcctggagagaggagggagtcTGAGCTGGGGGGCGGTGAAAGGGGAAGTCTTTGTGTGTATGAAAAGCTAAAGCGTCCACACCCATCTCACTTGAACATCGCCTGGACGTATCTCTGTGTATCATCTCAACTTTCACACCTCAAGTAAGTTTagagttttttatattttgatttaGAACAACAAGAACTCCTCACCGAGATTAACTTGACAGTTAAGTTGAAGGGGACTTTCCAACTTTAGTCATGAGTCATAAGATGATTTCCACATCATTTCAGTTCAGTTTCTGTTCTTTTGCTGCGTTTGTGCTCTTTCTAGTTTTCTcttaagtaaataaaaaaagaagaagaagagtattCCTTCCCTTCACTGTATAAGTGTGCACTCAGTTAACCGACCAGTCTGCCATAAGGTAGCACTTTTTCCAGGGTGTGTCTCTTTGGGCTTACTTTAGAAAATGTGAGTCATATTGAGCCAGGGCTTGAAAATTAGTGGTTTTTCAGTATGTAAACAATTAAGCAGAGCCTgctcaaaatgtaaaactgcaACAGTAGAAACTTGATTAAATTAATCAAGTCTTTGAGGAGTTAAACAGAGGCACAAGTTATTCAGACTTGTGCCTCTGTTTAGAAGCCCCTGCCTAAGTGGATCAAGTGATAAGGTCTTCAGGCAAAACAAACGTGACCCCTTCAACTCAGACATCTGATCTGAGTACAGTGAGAGCTGATGGTGTGTTGACAGTTTTGTCATCTTTTTTCAGGACCGTCAGAATGGCTTTGGTATCAGAGTTCCTGGGACAACTGTCTCTCAACGTTGGGGTAATGCCACactttctcttctccttttgTCCAATACTGATCTCAGAAAATAAACAGCACATCACACTCACTGAAATCTGTTTGTCTGATAATGTTTTAACCTCTTCGACTCTGAATTTTCAGACCATAGAGCCCAAGTTCCCCACTGTGGTCCCTGCAAGGGACTTTGACCCTGACAGAGATGCTGCCAGAATCGAGACAGCCATCAAAACCAAAGGCAAGAACATAATAACAGTGCATGACTCTCTAAAACAgcttctgcagcttctctccaGTGGCTGGTATTTGTGAGTCAGCATCGCGGCTTAAAATCGTTTGACCGTGCTGGGAACACCTCCAAGTCTGTGGCTCAGTGTTGGCAGAGCATTGTTCTGGATGCTGGCTTAGAGCTGCTGGCAGCAGTCTGACCGCCAACCCGCCCACAGTCCACCATTTTGTTGTAGTGACGAATGAGTTATGTGTTGAGAGATTTTTGCTTTTCTAGAGAGGGCGTGAGTGGGAAATACCTTGTGACCATGTTGAAGTGAGCCTGTGTTGCTCTACAGTGCAGACTTGATAAACATGTTGCCCTCAATCTAACTCCTAAAACACTTAGTAACAGGTGAACTGTCTGTGCTTTCCTATTATAACGTGAAATGTACTTttgtaaaagaaataaaaaagatttgaaaCTAAATCAAACTAAATCCACGTTCAGCTAGATGCCGTTATAACCCACAGTGCTCTGAAAGAGTAATGTTTTTTCGTAGTATACACCTCATTAAGCGTAATCCTaaatattctttaaatgttttatcttcaagcatctttttaaaatgtttcgcAATGTATACagcaaacaattaaaaaatacataaaaacaggACTTGGGGCTGTGGGACTgatcagttttttgttttttatatgttttatttctcaattctactgtaatttaatcaaaataaCTTCAATATAGTTTTATAAACATATTTAGAGGTTGAATTCCATCCCTGTTATCtcattaatgtgtgtttgtgtctctttttcaTTAGGAGTGGACGAGCAGACCATCATTGACGTCCTGACAAAACGGACCTACGCTCAGAGAAGAGAAATCGCTTTCGCATATGAAAAGAGGGCGAAGAAGGTACAGTAGAAACTGACCTGGGACCTGCACAGCTCTGATCATGTGCCGGGACACATCTGGTGACACTGGtccatttgaatgtttttaggACATGATCACAGCCCTGAAGGGGGCGCTGTCTGGATCCCTGGAAACAGTGATCCTTGGACTGATGAGGAGCACGTCCCAATATGACGCCTCAGAAATCAGAGGATCAATCAAGGTGAGGACATGGAGTCGATGAATCCCACTGAAGGAGTatactgccctctagtggacatGAGAAAACATGCCTTTTTTTCATGAGCCTTATAAAGAGGTGGTGAATAACTTTGAGAGTCATTTTGTAATGAAGATTTCTGTCTCTTCAGGGTTTAGGAACAGATGAGGAAACGCTGATTGAGATGTTGTGCTCGCGCAGCAACGATGAAATGGTGGAGATCAAGACGGTTTACAAAGAACGTGAGTTCAAAACATCCCAGCTGCTCATTTACCCCTGAATGTGGAGCTCAGGTCAAAGGGACACACTTCGTACTGAAAGAAAAATTATACATGGATGAATTTAGATTTAAACTTTGTGTCCATGTGCTGCAGTTTATGTCCTTTAGAGACAGAATCCCTCACTGCTCCCACTGTCTTTACCCTCTGTAGTGTGGCATCAATGTTCTTTCAGATTATTCTAATATTAATTAATAACTTCTCAAAGTCCACATCAGTGTGTAGGTCACTTCTACTACAACCCTCCACCAGCAACATGATTAAATGATTCTCTGATATTGGAACATACTTAGACACAGTGAAGAGGAGGATCTTTAAGAATATGAGGATAATATCGAAATAAATTCTGAATATGAAAGTAAACTTGAATTAAAACTGAGTTATTAAAAGAAATTTGAACTAGTTACTCAGCAGTTATGTGATTGCTGTGGTTATGGAGCTGActctaaaatgaaaatattatttccCACAGTGTTTAAGAAGGATCTGGAAAAAGACGTCGCAGGTGACACCTCTGGGAATTTTGCCAAGCTGCTCTTGGCTCTGGTGCAGGTGAGATGTGGCAGCATCTGACATTATACTGTGTGTATTAAATAAGACCACATGTGGAAACTGACCTGAGCCATGTTTCATTCCTGCGCAGACCAAGAGAGATGAACCAACCTCTGTTGTAGACTTTGAAAAGGTCGATCAAGATGCCAGAGTAAGTTgccattttctctttgtctggaAATATTTACTCAGTAATTTTAAAaggtttacattttattataaaatatgcaGTATTCATCATCTTTGAAATGTGGATGAGTTAAAGCTTAAAGGTGAATTTTGTTTCCTTCATCTCTTTCTACTGTTATATCCCGAGATCAACGTTATGATGGTTAATTGAGTCGTGTTGGATATAGAAGCTGTTTGAATAGATTTACTGACTTCACCAGACTCTTAAAATCTGTGCCATGTGTTTGGCCAGTGTCACACTTATGAGAATAatgagttatttttatttaaccaaACTAAGTGATGGGGAAATCTACTGCAACGACCAAACACATTTGGAAACCGGGGCTAATTTAATTAAACACTGTGTaaccagttattttcattgTGAGCTTGTTTACTATTGTTTTGTTGGTTTAACTCAGAAACTCTATGAGGCTGGAATACAGAACAAAGGAACCGACGTGGTGAGCTGGATCTCCATCATGTCTGAGAGAAGTGTGCCACACCTGCAGAGAGGTGCTACACCTGCTTCACCTGTGGAATCATTCAGTGTtgctttttgctttgttttaatcatttcatcttctgTTAGTGTTTCAGAGGTACAAGAGCTACAGCCCCTATGACATGCAGGAGAGTATTGTGAAGGAAGTCAAAGGAGACTTGCAAAAGTCATTTCTGGTGCTAGGTACATTTATCTTTTATCAGCgattattcattttaatatatGTTTATGATATTTTATATTGGTCCTACAAGCATTAACCTAGAATTGACAGTGACCCTATTTATTCAAGTtaatatcaaataaatgttttattggtAATATTAAGAAATAACAATGTACAGTATTATACACATATTAAATacttattatataataatacaaattgtaTGCTTGTGTATATTGACtcagattttctttctcttttttcagttCAGTGCTTTGAAAACAAACAGCTGTACTTTGCCAAGAGACTGAGTGAAGCCATGAAGGTAGTTACAGagctcttctctttcctcctgttgAAAGTTGGCTGTTTTTTAAAGCccacactttctttctttctttctttcttttcggaACAACTGTAAGAAGTACATCTGTTTGTGAAAGTTACATTTTGCTTCAGGATCACAGAATCCAAAGTTGGCAAAAAAGTAATCTTACAGCAGCGTTGCATCAGCTGCTGTGGTTAAGTATAGAACGTGTACGACTTCGGTAAGTGCTGACTTGTGCTTGTCTGCACAGAGCAAAGGAGCCAAAGAGAAGGTGGTGACCAGGATCATTGTGTCCCGCTGCGAGGTGGACCTGCAGAAGATCTGCTCCGAATACAAGAGCAACTTTGGACAGACTCTGCAAAAGACCATTTTGGTAAATGAATAATTCAACCTGCCTCAGATCCATTACTGACTTCCAGACTTGCTCTGTCATGCAGCTCCTCTAAtctgctctgtgtctgcaggAACACACAAAGGGAGACTACCAGAAGGCAATGCTCGGCCTGTGTGGACCAGAGCAGTAGAAACCAATCATCAGTATCAAAAGGGTTTCACCTTTCCACCACTGGAGAGGTGAATATCAGACTTCGGAGGAAACTCTGCAGCTAAAGCCCATCCAAGTTATtccacatgtacacacacgtacacacacacacacacacacacacacacacacacacacacacacacacacacacacacacacacatgccacacacacaaactcaaaggCAACATGTTAGAAGATACCTTTTTTTGCTATATGAAGAATCTGTATTACAGCTTATGTTTGTCGGAACAAACTGGAAATAAAGTTACATTGTTGAAGTACTAAAGCCCACTTAGATTGTTCTTACTTTACGTTTCTATATTttccactagagggcgctgTAGGAGCATTAAACACAGCTGTAGGaggctccagctcctctgtggCCTCAGAACATCTGATACCTGTGAAAAGCAGAAAAGTTTCAACATATTGAAATATTTCATCTCCAAttgttgtttcattgttttctttccctgCTAATTAGAGGTCATTAATGAAGTGAAAATCTAAAGAGCTAAGTACTTTAATCTATTTTATTAGCACATgataaaaataagtttttttgtaccttatgacatttaaaaagcaatCCTGGGTTATAATACTGCTGAGGGATTTAAAACTTCATGTGTGTAAAAGTATGAATGATTTTAAGAATACAGTGTTGTGATCCATGCAGCATCTTTCCATACAAATAAATCTTCCTCATTTTCCACTTTGAGCTTCCATCAAGATGATTTAATCAttagtgtgtttttctgtgtttgtttggtgctaatattttaattaaaaatgttaattttaCCTCTGGCAACGATGATTTGCATAACCACTAAACAAGCATCTATACAGTGCATTTCTGCTGTTTAGTTTGTGGTCTCTCAGGATGGAGAAGTAACCACCACAGTGTTGTCAAGGCATTTCTACTGAAGTATAAGGAAAAAATGGCCCCAAAAGGCAGGAGCAGTACTGCTGATCTACGCAgcactgaggaagaggatgtgAGGGGGAACACGGACTTAATAATCTAAAGAAAATGAAGCGGTGTACTGTAACTCAAATATGAAAGCAGATCATCTATTATTGGGGGGGCAATTGCCTGATAAAATAATGCTTCTGTCTAATATTTTCACTGGTTGAGTAGCTAGGGAGAAAAACGGCATCAATTTTTAACAAGGCGCTGGATTTATGATCATTTTGTAATAATATTGATGAGAACATTAGCCCTTTGTGATGGTTTATGTTTATtggcaataaaaaataaaatatagtgTAAAAGAAGGTAAAACAGTATTTTTTCCAAAGCAGGAAGTGGGATTTATGCTTGAATATGGTGACAGATTAATCTCTTCATCATAAAGGGGAAAGTAGCCCCatatttttccctttttatatGGATGTACAACATGCTGTTCTGTTCAAGGCCAGCCCACAGGGACCTGCAGCAAACCC
Above is a genomic segment from Pleuronectes platessa chromosome 7, fPlePla1.1, whole genome shotgun sequence containing:
- the LOC128443957 gene encoding annexin A2, encoding MALVSEFLGQLSLNVGTIEPKFPTVVPARDFDPDRDAARIETAIKTKGVDEQTIIDVLTKRTYAQRREIAFAYEKRAKKDMITALKGALSGSLETVILGLMRSTSQYDASEIRGSIKGLGTDEETLIEMLCSRSNDEMVEIKTVYKELFKKDLEKDVAGDTSGNFAKLLLALVQTKRDEPTSVVDFEKVDQDARKLYEAGIQNKGTDVVSWISIMSERSVPHLQRVFQRYKSYSPYDMQESIVKEVKGDLQKSFLVLVQCFENKQLYFAKRLSEAMKSKGAKEKVVTRIIVSRCEVDLQKICSEYKSNFGQTLQKTILEHTKGDYQKAMLGLCGPEQ